From the Gramella sp. Hel_I_59 genome, one window contains:
- a CDS encoding exosortase F system-associated protein — protein MKKRYKIILISFMVLLLAAIRFFEDSLFYDPLIEFFRSDYLLGIIPPMNMAELMIHLSIRYALNSAISIGIIYVAFQNRSMLKFSVILYALLYLGAVSAFIFLVLNIEREHYLALFYVRRFLIHPLFLLILLPAFYYYRISKK, from the coding sequence ATGAAGAAAAGATATAAGATAATTCTTATTAGCTTCATGGTTTTGCTACTTGCAGCGATACGTTTTTTTGAAGATAGTCTGTTTTATGATCCATTAATAGAGTTTTTCAGGTCAGATTATCTATTGGGTATTATTCCGCCTATGAACATGGCGGAACTTATGATTCACCTCAGTATACGCTATGCGCTTAATAGTGCGATCTCAATAGGAATTATATATGTTGCTTTTCAGAATAGGAGCATGCTCAAATTCTCGGTTATCCTCTACGCCTTGCTTTATCTGGGAGCTGTAAGCGCTTTTATATTTCTGGTCCTAAATATTGAAAGAGAACATTACCTCGCCTTATTCTACGTAAGAAGATTTCTTATTCATCCATTATTTCTGCTTATCCTGCTTCCCGCATTTTATTATTACCGGATTAGCAAGAAATAA
- a CDS encoding GAF domain-containing protein, which translates to MNFQELRPQVEQILQDSNIDVKQRMTQVCELLEQNISYYDWVGFYFKNGNKEELKLKAFAGEPTDHEIIPFGKGICGQVAVSNQNFVVPDVKAQDNYIACSINVKAEIVIPLFVNGENVGQIDIDSHTADPFTAEDEEFLVWVNEKVAEIL; encoded by the coding sequence ATGAATTTTCAGGAATTAAGACCACAAGTAGAACAGATTCTACAGGACTCGAATATAGATGTCAAACAACGAATGACCCAAGTTTGCGAACTATTGGAGCAAAATATAAGTTATTATGACTGGGTTGGATTTTACTTCAAGAATGGAAATAAAGAAGAACTAAAATTAAAAGCTTTTGCCGGAGAGCCAACAGATCATGAGATCATTCCATTTGGGAAGGGTATTTGCGGACAGGTAGCGGTAAGCAATCAGAATTTTGTTGTACCAGATGTAAAAGCACAGGATAATTATATTGCCTGCAGCATTAATGTAAAAGCAGAAATCGTAATTCCGTTATTTGTAAATGGTGAAAACGTTGGGCAGATCGATATTGATAGCCACACAGCTGATCCTTTTACTGCGGAAGATGAAGAATTTCTGGTTTGGGTGAATGAGAAAGTAGCAGAGATCCTATAG
- the mreC gene encoding rod shape-determining protein MreC: protein MQQIFNFLIRNKNSILFLFLFAVSIFLTVQNHSFHKSRFISSANYVTGGVYSWSNGINTYLNLEEYNERLITENNQLRNIISNMNDSISISKQLDSTSFEGDYIFRPSRVINNNFAKIDNYLTLNRGENSGIQKEFGVITSQGIVGIVDRANNKYSRVISILNSRSRINAQLSSTNHFGSLVWNGEDPNIVQLIDVPRQAPVQKGDTIITGGRSLIFPEGLPIGSIEDFTLDQTQSYYTINIKLFNDMTNIGYVYVIENINKDEIKELQEPDEQ, encoded by the coding sequence ATGCAGCAGATTTTCAATTTTCTTATTAGGAATAAGAATTCAATTCTATTCCTATTCCTGTTTGCTGTTTCTATTTTTCTCACAGTTCAAAATCACTCCTTCCACAAAAGCAGGTTTATAAGTTCTGCAAACTATGTGACCGGTGGTGTCTATTCATGGTCTAATGGTATCAACACTTACTTGAACCTGGAAGAATACAATGAACGACTGATCACTGAAAACAACCAGCTTCGAAATATCATTTCTAATATGAATGATAGTATTTCGATTTCAAAACAGCTGGACAGTACATCATTTGAAGGAGATTATATTTTCAGACCTTCTCGTGTTATTAATAACAACTTCGCTAAAATTGATAATTACCTAACTCTTAATCGTGGTGAAAATTCAGGAATTCAGAAAGAGTTTGGAGTAATTACCAGCCAGGGAATTGTTGGGATCGTAGACAGAGCTAACAACAAGTACTCCCGGGTCATTTCAATACTAAACAGCAGATCCAGGATCAATGCACAATTAAGCAGTACCAATCATTTTGGAAGTCTTGTGTGGAATGGAGAAGATCCAAATATCGTTCAGTTAATAGACGTTCCCAGACAGGCTCCTGTACAAAAAGGAGATACCATTATTACGGGTGGAAGGTCACTAATATTTCCTGAAGGATTACCAATTGGTAGTATCGAAGATTTTACACTGGATCAAACTCAAAGCTATTACACGATCAACATCAAACTATTTAATGACATGACCAATATTGGTTATGTTTATGTGATCGAGAACATCAATAAAGACGAAATTAAGGAATTGCAGGAGCCAGATGAACAGTAA
- a CDS encoding ABC transporter permease, protein MLIYLRVLKESFNFAISALTNNKLRTFLSLLGVTIGIFSIIAVLAAVDSLKKDITGSLSSLDNSTVIVMRFKFGPSDIPRWKSQQFPDVTYEEYQNLKKSLPDLDNISFALGIPGGAAIKYQDVTSSGVDIGAVTHEYYDIEALELAEGRFFNESESVSGSGVVVLGHEVAQTLFGGSNGIGEEIRIFGRRATVIGVLKKQGQSLFTGSRDGQAFVPANFARLVYGTTKGTVFPQLVMKPESGADSDEFIALLEQNLRNMRGIKPGEINNFFVNELKGLTEFVDNITGQLNIIGLVISGFSLLVGGFGIANIMFVSVKERTNLIGIQKSLGAKNKFILSQFLFEAVILSVIGGLVGLFFVWLVSIVASQFTGDFEFVLSPYNMFIGTLVSAIIGLVSGIIPAMSASKLDPVEAIRTGM, encoded by the coding sequence ATGCTGATCTATTTACGGGTACTTAAAGAGAGCTTCAATTTTGCGATAAGCGCTCTTACAAATAATAAGCTTAGAACCTTTCTTTCCCTACTTGGGGTGACCATTGGTATATTCTCCATTATCGCTGTACTTGCAGCGGTAGATTCATTAAAAAAGGATATTACTGGAAGTTTGAGTTCACTGGACAACAGTACGGTGATCGTGATGAGGTTCAAATTTGGACCTAGCGATATACCTAGATGGAAGAGTCAGCAGTTTCCAGATGTAACTTATGAGGAATACCAGAATCTAAAAAAAAGCTTACCAGATCTTGATAATATAAGTTTTGCTCTGGGAATTCCCGGAGGAGCCGCGATCAAATACCAGGATGTTACCAGTAGTGGTGTGGATATAGGAGCAGTTACTCATGAATACTATGATATTGAAGCACTGGAACTCGCAGAAGGACGATTTTTTAACGAATCTGAATCTGTAAGCGGATCAGGTGTTGTTGTTCTGGGTCATGAAGTAGCACAAACGCTGTTTGGTGGTTCGAATGGAATTGGTGAAGAAATACGAATATTTGGACGTAGAGCAACAGTCATTGGAGTGCTTAAAAAACAAGGGCAATCCTTGTTTACTGGTTCCAGGGATGGTCAGGCTTTTGTGCCTGCGAACTTTGCACGACTGGTTTACGGAACCACGAAGGGAACGGTATTTCCACAATTGGTGATGAAGCCTGAAAGTGGAGCAGATAGCGATGAATTTATCGCTTTGCTGGAACAAAACCTTCGGAATATGCGCGGAATAAAGCCCGGAGAGATCAACAACTTTTTTGTTAATGAGTTAAAGGGTCTTACAGAATTTGTAGACAATATTACAGGGCAGCTGAATATTATTGGTTTAGTAATTAGTGGATTTTCTTTACTGGTTGGAGGTTTCGGAATTGCGAATATTATGTTTGTTAGTGTAAAGGAAAGAACCAACCTTATTGGTATTCAGAAATCTTTGGGAGCTAAAAACAAATTTATTCTTTCCCAATTCTTATTTGAAGCTGTCATACTCTCCGTGATTGGAGGATTGGTAGGATTGTTCTTTGTCTGGCTGGTTTCTATTGTGGCCTCACAATTTACCGGAGACTTTGAATTTGTCCTTTCTCCATATAATATGTTTATTGGAACACTGGTTTCGGCAATTATAGGATTAGTGTCGGGAATTATTCCAGCAATGTCGGCCTCAAAACTTGATCCTGTGGAAGCTATTCGTACCGGGATGTAA
- the xrtF gene encoding exosortase family protein XrtF translates to MLKLIKKYRTVLRFIFVFLGSYFLFSSAYNAFLLFYEQTQPVPDALTRLVAYQSGDVMHALGYDNVEVVMHYTGLSMKLMVEGYFLAGIVEGCNSASIIILFTSFILAFFGKTSTTLIYIFAGATLIYATNILRIVILSVSILEYPQYSGFMHTVFFPLAIYGMVFLLWLVWIRIFTKYKKA, encoded by the coding sequence TTGCTGAAACTCATCAAGAAATACAGAACGGTATTGCGTTTTATTTTTGTATTCCTGGGAAGCTATTTTCTTTTTTCCAGCGCTTACAATGCATTTCTATTGTTCTATGAGCAAACTCAGCCCGTACCCGATGCGCTCACAAGACTGGTGGCCTACCAGAGTGGAGATGTAATGCACGCTCTTGGTTACGACAACGTAGAGGTGGTGATGCATTATACAGGACTATCCATGAAACTAATGGTGGAAGGTTATTTTCTAGCCGGGATAGTTGAAGGCTGTAACTCAGCGAGCATTATTATACTATTCACCTCTTTTATTCTGGCATTCTTTGGGAAAACCTCCACGACTCTAATCTATATTTTTGCAGGTGCCACTCTTATCTATGCTACGAATATTTTACGAATCGTGATCCTCTCTGTGAGTATTCTAGAATATCCGCAATATTCTGGTTTTATGCACACTGTATTTTTTCCACTGGCGATCTACGGAATGGTTTTCCTCCTCTGGCTGGTATGGATACGAATCTTCACTAAATACAAAAAAGCATGA
- a CDS encoding rod shape-determining protein — MGFFDFLIEEIAIDLGTANTLIIHNDKVVVDSPSIVARDRTSGKITAVGKEAAMMQGKTHENIKTIRPLKDGVIADFDASEKMLTMFIKEIPALKKKLFTPALRMVICIPSGITEVEMRAVKESAERVNGKEVYLIHEPMAAAIGIGVDIMQPKGNMIVDIGGGTTEIAVIALGGIVCDKSVKIAGDVFTNDIVYYMRTQHNLYVGERTAEKIKIQIGAATEDLEVPPDEMSVQGRDLLTGKPKQVNISYREIAKALDKSILRIEDAVMETLSQTPPELAADIYNTGIYLAGGGSMLRGLDKRLSQKTDLPVYIAEDPLRAVVRGTGITLKTLNRYKGILIK, encoded by the coding sequence ATGGGATTTTTTGACTTTCTCATTGAAGAAATTGCAATCGATTTAGGAACTGCCAACACTTTGATCATACATAATGACAAGGTAGTTGTGGATAGCCCTTCGATCGTTGCCAGAGACAGAACCTCTGGTAAAATTACCGCAGTAGGTAAAGAAGCTGCGATGATGCAGGGAAAAACTCATGAGAATATCAAAACCATCAGGCCATTAAAAGATGGGGTGATTGCCGACTTTGATGCCAGTGAGAAAATGCTCACGATGTTCATCAAGGAGATCCCAGCGCTTAAGAAAAAACTTTTCACTCCTGCACTTCGAATGGTTATTTGTATTCCGTCTGGAATTACAGAGGTTGAAATGCGTGCTGTAAAGGAAAGTGCAGAAAGGGTAAATGGAAAAGAAGTATACTTAATCCATGAACCAATGGCTGCGGCTATTGGTATTGGAGTAGACATCATGCAACCAAAAGGAAACATGATCGTTGATATTGGAGGTGGTACTACAGAAATTGCTGTGATCGCTCTTGGAGGGATCGTATGTGATAAATCTGTAAAGATCGCAGGAGATGTATTCACCAATGATATCGTCTACTACATGCGAACGCAGCATAACCTTTATGTTGGTGAGCGTACTGCGGAAAAAATTAAAATTCAGATTGGTGCTGCGACTGAAGATCTTGAAGTCCCGCCAGACGAAATGAGCGTACAGGGACGTGACTTGCTAACAGGGAAACCTAAGCAGGTGAATATTTCCTATCGTGAAATTGCTAAAGCTCTGGACAAATCCATTCTTAGGATCGAGGATGCCGTTATGGAAACTCTTTCCCAAACACCGCCAGAACTGGCTGCCGATATTTACAATACAGGTATCTACCTTGCCGGTGGTGGTTCTATGCTTAGAGGACTGGACAAACGTCTTTCTCAAAAAACAGACCTTCCGGTTTATATTGCTGAAGATCCTCTTAGAGCTGTAGTTCGTGGTACCGGAATTACCTTAAAAACACTGAATCGCTATAAAGGCATTTTGATCAAGTAG
- a CDS encoding rod shape-determining protein MreD: MNSKLISNIARFVILIFLQVLILNNINFLGYINPYLYVLFILLYPFAGNQSLFLILSFLLGLSIDIFEDSGGINAAACLVAAFARPNLLRFSFGISYDHQNIRLAFTPFGAKFSYVSLIVLIHHFVFFSLEMFSVNHILLILKKTLFSSIFSVILILLSLTLFSRKHR; encoded by the coding sequence ATGAACAGTAAACTAATATCAAATATTGCCCGCTTCGTGATCCTGATATTTTTACAGGTTCTAATTCTGAATAACATCAATTTTCTGGGGTATATCAATCCGTATTTATACGTGTTATTTATCCTGCTTTATCCGTTTGCCGGAAACCAAAGTCTGTTCCTTATTCTATCCTTTCTGCTAGGATTAAGCATCGATATTTTTGAGGATAGTGGCGGGATCAATGCAGCTGCATGTCTGGTTGCCGCTTTTGCCAGACCTAACCTGCTACGGTTCTCCTTCGGAATTAGTTATGATCACCAGAATATCAGACTGGCTTTTACGCCTTTTGGAGCTAAATTCAGTTATGTTTCCCTTATCGTTCTAATCCACCATTTCGTATTTTTTTCTTTGGAAATGTTTAGTGTAAATCATATACTTCTTATACTCAAGAAAACTCTTTTTTCAAGTATCTTTTCAGTAATTCTAATATTGCTGTCATTAACACTTTTCAGTAGAAAACATCGATGA
- the purH gene encoding bifunctional phosphoribosylaminoimidazolecarboxamide formyltransferase/IMP cyclohydrolase codes for MSELKQAKSALISVFSKDGLEPIVRKLDELGITIYSTGGTEKFIKDLGIAVVPVEDVTSYPSILGGRVKTLHPKVFGGILNRQDHEGDVKELEQYEIPQIDIVIVDLYPFEKTVASGAAEQDIIEKIDIGGISLIRAAAKNFKDVTCVSSVDDYAEFLELLNEKSGNTEIADRKKFAAKAFNISSHYDSAIFNYFNAEGDINSFKQSELKGKELRYGENPHQKGTFFGDFDAIFDQLHGKELSYNNLLDVDAAVNLMNEFKGEAPTFAILKHNNACGLAQRDSIHQAYADALAGDPVSAFGGILISNVEIDADTAEEIHKLFCEVVIAPSFSSEAEEILKGKKNRILLIQKEVELPKNQVRTCLNGVLVQDKDLKTDAAEDLKLATSNKATDSELSDMIFASKICKHTKSNTIVLAKNKQLCASGTGQTSRVDALTHSIAKAKSFDFDLNGAVMASDAFFPFPDCVEIAGNAGITAVIQPGGSIKDELSINYCNENNIAMVMTGTRHFKH; via the coding sequence ATGAGCGAATTAAAACAAGCAAAGTCTGCTTTAATTTCAGTCTTCAGTAAAGATGGTCTTGAGCCTATCGTGAGAAAACTGGATGAGCTGGGCATTACCATTTATTCCACTGGTGGAACCGAGAAATTTATCAAGGATCTTGGAATAGCGGTGGTTCCTGTAGAGGATGTTACCTCCTACCCTTCTATACTGGGTGGCCGGGTAAAAACTCTTCATCCAAAAGTATTTGGCGGAATTCTTAATCGCCAGGATCATGAAGGTGATGTAAAAGAACTGGAACAATATGAAATTCCGCAGATAGACATTGTGATTGTGGATCTATATCCTTTTGAAAAAACAGTTGCTTCAGGCGCTGCTGAACAGGATATTATAGAAAAGATAGATATTGGTGGTATTTCCTTGATTAGAGCTGCGGCTAAGAATTTTAAAGATGTAACCTGCGTTTCTTCCGTAGATGATTATGCTGAATTTTTAGAATTACTGAATGAAAAATCTGGTAATACTGAAATAGCTGATCGTAAAAAATTCGCTGCCAAAGCATTTAATATTTCCTCTCACTACGATTCAGCAATTTTCAACTATTTCAATGCTGAAGGTGATATTAATTCTTTCAAACAAAGTGAACTGAAAGGTAAAGAGCTTCGATACGGAGAAAATCCTCATCAAAAAGGAACATTTTTCGGTGATTTCGATGCAATATTCGATCAGCTACATGGAAAAGAATTAAGTTATAATAACCTGCTGGATGTGGATGCTGCCGTGAATCTCATGAACGAGTTTAAAGGTGAAGCTCCAACTTTCGCGATTTTAAAGCATAACAATGCCTGTGGTCTTGCGCAAAGAGACTCGATCCACCAGGCTTATGCAGATGCCCTTGCTGGTGATCCTGTTTCAGCATTTGGAGGAATTCTAATTAGCAATGTGGAAATAGACGCCGATACTGCTGAAGAAATCCACAAACTATTCTGTGAAGTGGTTATCGCCCCTTCATTCTCTTCGGAAGCTGAAGAAATTTTAAAAGGCAAAAAGAACAGAATTCTGCTTATTCAGAAAGAAGTTGAACTTCCGAAGAATCAGGTGAGAACATGTCTTAACGGAGTTCTCGTTCAGGATAAAGATCTAAAAACCGATGCTGCTGAAGATCTTAAGCTGGCAACCAGCAATAAAGCAACAGATTCTGAGTTATCTGACATGATATTTGCTTCCAAGATCTGCAAGCATACAAAGTCAAATACAATAGTTCTGGCGAAAAACAAACAATTATGTGCAAGTGGTACCGGGCAAACGTCCAGAGTAGACGCTCTTACGCATAGTATCGCCAAAGCGAAATCATTTGATTTTGACCTGAATGGTGCTGTGATGGCCAGTGATGCATTCTTTCCTTTTCCAGATTGTGTGGAAATCGCGGGGAATGCCGGAATCACTGCAGTTATTCAACCTGGCGGAAGCATCAAGGATGAACTGAGCATCAACTATTGCAACGAAAATAATATCGCAATGGTGATGACCGGGACACGCCATTTTAAACATTAA
- the mrdA gene encoding penicillin-binding protein 2, whose product MRKLLLYITILTTGLIFLGRLFYLQVIDTSLAIRSQDNAIKVIYDYPQRGYIYDRNGELMVSNQPSYDVMVIPRNLKPFDTTEFCNILNLSREDLEKKLDKAKIYSPMLPSVVIPQLTKSEYAILQEKMRNYQGFYIQKRSLRDYQVNHSANVLGYIAEVNPKIVNDNPYYISGDLIGRAGVESYYEELLRGEKGVKYIQKDRFNRDIGPYKEGVFDSLPEKGKDITLTIDAILQDYGTKLMENKRGGIVALEPNTGEILTLITAPTYDPADLVGRKRSPNFTKLYLDEDAKPLYDRGLLAEYPPGSPFKTLNALIGLQENVVDTDDSFSCNHGYPYGRGRKLGCHAHRSPLSMIPGIAQSCNAYFANVYRRIIEKYPTPQEGMDAWNAHLKSFGLGDYLGSDLSTGRSGKIPDSEYYNKIYDYPTYKWYATATLSNAIGQGEVLMTPIQLANMAATIGNKGWYYTPHILKEVNGQPIKEEKYTTKNVTTIEKRHFEPVVEGMHEVYKSGTASALRIPGIEIAGKTGTAENFTKIDGKRVQLTDHSIFVAFAPVDNPKIAIAVFVENGYWGGRYAGRIASLMIEKYLKGTITRTDMEDWILSHSLEDEYAKPLSGEPFIINR is encoded by the coding sequence ATGAGAAAATTATTGCTGTATATCACGATCCTTACCACAGGTCTTATATTCCTGGGGAGATTGTTCTATCTACAGGTAATCGATACCTCCCTTGCCATACGCTCGCAGGATAACGCCATCAAAGTTATATACGATTATCCGCAGCGTGGATATATTTACGATCGTAATGGGGAACTTATGGTAAGTAATCAGCCGTCATATGATGTCATGGTTATACCAAGAAACCTCAAACCTTTCGACACAACCGAATTTTGCAATATTCTGAATCTTTCCCGGGAAGACCTGGAAAAGAAATTGGACAAGGCAAAGATCTATTCTCCCATGCTACCTTCAGTAGTAATACCGCAGCTTACCAAAAGTGAGTACGCGATACTTCAGGAGAAAATGAGAAACTACCAGGGATTTTATATTCAGAAGAGATCTTTAAGAGATTACCAGGTAAATCACAGCGCAAATGTACTTGGTTATATTGCTGAAGTAAACCCGAAGATCGTTAATGATAATCCATATTATATTTCTGGTGACCTTATTGGGCGGGCCGGTGTAGAAAGTTATTACGAAGAACTTTTAAGAGGTGAGAAAGGTGTAAAATATATTCAGAAGGATAGATTCAATAGAGATATTGGACCCTATAAAGAAGGTGTTTTTGATTCTTTGCCCGAAAAAGGTAAGGATATCACTTTGACCATCGACGCTATATTGCAGGATTACGGCACAAAATTGATGGAAAACAAGCGCGGTGGTATTGTTGCGCTTGAACCTAATACCGGAGAAATCCTAACCCTTATTACGGCTCCAACTTACGATCCGGCAGATCTGGTAGGAAGAAAACGCTCTCCAAATTTCACCAAATTATACCTGGATGAAGACGCAAAACCACTTTATGACCGTGGGCTTTTAGCTGAATATCCTCCCGGATCTCCTTTTAAAACCTTGAATGCCTTGATCGGACTTCAGGAAAATGTGGTAGATACAGATGATTCCTTTTCCTGTAATCATGGGTATCCATATGGTCGCGGAAGGAAACTTGGTTGTCACGCGCATAGAAGTCCGTTAAGCATGATCCCGGGAATTGCCCAATCCTGCAATGCATATTTTGCGAATGTATATCGTCGCATTATTGAGAAATATCCCACTCCGCAGGAAGGAATGGATGCCTGGAATGCGCATTTAAAAAGTTTTGGCCTGGGAGATTATCTGGGATCTGACCTAAGTACTGGAAGATCAGGTAAAATCCCTGATTCTGAGTATTACAATAAGATCTACGACTATCCAACTTACAAATGGTATGCTACAGCAACTCTTTCCAATGCGATTGGACAGGGAGAGGTTCTAATGACGCCAATTCAACTGGCGAACATGGCAGCTACTATTGGAAATAAAGGCTGGTACTACACTCCGCATATTCTGAAAGAGGTAAACGGGCAACCAATTAAAGAAGAAAAGTACACCACGAAGAATGTAACTACTATTGAGAAAAGACATTTCGAACCAGTAGTGGAAGGAATGCACGAGGTTTATAAGAGCGGAACAGCTTCTGCTCTTAGAATTCCGGGCATCGAAATAGCAGGTAAAACAGGTACTGCGGAAAACTTTACGAAGATCGATGGAAAAAGGGTTCAGCTTACAGATCACTCGATCTTTGTAGCCTTTGCTCCTGTAGATAATCCAAAGATCGCAATTGCAGTGTTCGTGGAAAATGGATACTGGGGTGGTCGTTATGCCGGAAGAATTGCCAGTTTGATGATCGAAAAATATCTGAAAGGAACTATTACCAGAACAGATATGGAAGACTGGATTCTGTCGCATAGCCTGGAAGACGAATATGCCAAGCCATTAAGCGGCGAACCCTTCATAATTAACAGATAA